In the Miscanthus floridulus cultivar M001 unplaced genomic scaffold, ASM1932011v1 fs_675_2_3, whole genome shotgun sequence genome, one interval contains:
- the LOC136532631 gene encoding serine/threonine-protein kinase AFC2-like — protein MECIAEMPRAPLDSPPRKRQRLGWDVGPAEMYQVTRPRLGWDVGPAEMYQLGLCGQEVVNALSAAALGLSSGCVSSQVNQEQPRDGSPPLREDDKDGHYVFAVGDNLTSRYKINAKMGEGTFGQVLECWDKERKEMVAIKIIRGIKKYRDAAMIEIGMLEQLGKYDESRSSCVQIRNWFDYRNHICIVFERLGPSLYDFLKKNNYRSFPIALVREVAKQLLECIAFMHELRLIHTDLKPENILLVSPEYIKVPDCKVSSRSPKEGSYYKRLPKSSAIKVIDFGSTTYDQQDQSYVVSTRHYRAPEVILGLGWSYPCDIWSVGCILVELCTGEALFQTHENLEHLAMMERVLGPLPYHMIKRADRHSDKYIRKGRLNWPEGCTSRESMKAVMQLSRLQNLVMQNVDQAAGDLIDLLQVLLKYDPADRLTAQEALRHPFFTEGFGRR, from the exons ATGGAGTGCATCGCCGAGATGCCCCGCGCGCCGCTGGACAGCCCCCCGCGCAAGCGGCAGCGGCTCGGGTGGGACGTCGGCCCCGCCGAGATGTACCAGGTTACGCGGCCGCGGCTCGGCTGGGACGTCGGCCCCGCCGAGATGTATCAG TTAGGACTTTGTGGACAAGAAGTTGTGAATGCCCTCAGCGCTGCAGCGTTGGGCCTCTCTTCAGGCTGTGTTTCTTCTCAAGTCAACCAAGAGCAGCCTCGTGATGGTTCCCCTCCTCTGAGGGAAGATGACAAGGATGGGCATTATGTTTTTGCTGTTGGAGATAACCTCACATCTCGCT ATAAGATCAATGCAAAAATGGGAGAAG GTACCTTTGGTCAGGTGTTGGAATGTTGGGATAAGGAAAGGAAAGAAATGGTGGCTATCaagatcatcaggggcattaAGAAGTACAGGGATGCCGCAATGATTGAAATTGGCATGCTTGAGCAGCTTGGTAAATATGATGAAAGTCGATCCAG TTGTGTTCAAATTCGGAACTGGTTTGACTATCGTAACCATATCTGTATT GTCTTTGAGAGGCTTGGACCAAGCTTATATGATTTTCTGAAGAAAAACAATTATCGCTCATTCCCAATTGCCCTAGTTCGGGAGGTTGCCAAACAACTGTTGGAATGTATAGCAT TTATGCATGAATTGCGCCTCATACACACTGATTTAAAGCCTGAGAACATTCTCCTTGTTTCTCCGGAGTACATTAAAGTGCCCGATTGCAAA GTTTCATCCCGATCCCCAAAGGAGGGGTCCTATTACAAGCGGTTGCCCAAGTCTAGTGCTATCAAGGTAATTGATTTTGGTAGCACTACCTACGATCAGCAGGATCAGAGTTATGTGGTATCGACGAGGCACTATCGGGCTCCAGAAGTTATATTGG GACTTGGATGGAGTTACCCATGTGATATCTGGAGTGTTGGTTGTATTCTTGTTGAGCTTTGCACG GGTGAGGCGTTATTCCAGACTCATGAAAACTTGGAACATCTGGCTATGATGGAGAGGGTTCTTGGACCTTTGCCGTACCATATGATTAAGAGGGCAGA TCGGCACTCTGACAAATACATCCGAAAAGGACGCCTGAATTGGCCTGAGGGTTGCACTTCGCGGGAGAGCATGAAAGCTGTGATGCAATTGTCCAGGCTTCAG AATCTGGTGATGCAAAATGTGGATCAGGCTGCAGGAGATTTAATTGACCTTCTGCAAGTGCTGCTGAAGTATGATCCAGCAGACCGTTTAACAGCACAAGAGGCATTGAGGCATCCCTTCTTCACCGAAGGGTTTGGGCGAAGATGA